A genomic region of Pyrus communis chromosome 14, drPyrComm1.1, whole genome shotgun sequence contains the following coding sequences:
- the LOC137716460 gene encoding NDR1/HIN1-like protein 10, with protein sequence MTYSNAYAARATFIRRFVGAMVALFVIVGCIMLVIWLVLRPKLPDFRVDSLSLTNFNVSSSSQSLTGTWSVGFSVYNPNKKLSIRYEEVESSIFYGRGLISDTRSQPFAQGTKDRNFINATFSAANSFVDVPVVRGIETDRGRGTVSFNIKVWARVEFRNGGWRLRRRLLRVFCRDVAVSVSSNSGSGKLAGGSRDCQVYV encoded by the coding sequence ATGACCTACTCCAACGCCTACGCCGCACGCGCTACCTTCATCCGCCGCTTCGTCGGCGCCATGGTCGCCCTCTTCGTCATCGTCGGCTGCATCATGCTTGTGATCTGGCTTGTCCTCCGCCCCAAGCTCCCCGACTTCCGAGTCGACTCTCTCTCACTCACCAACTTCAACGTCTCCTCCTCCTCGCAGTCCTTGACCGGCACGTGGTCCGTCGGCTTCTCCGTCTACAACCCCAACAAGAAGCTCAGTATCCGATACGAGGAGGTCGAGTCCTCGATTTTTTACGGGAGGGGCCTCATATCGGACACTCGTTCCCAGCCGTTCGCTCAGGGGACGAAGGATCGCAATTTCATCAACGCCACCTTCTCGGCGGCGAATTCGTTCGTGGACGTGCCGGTGGTGCGCGGAATCGAGACGGACAGGGGGCGCGGGACCGTGAGCTTCAACATCAAGGTTTGGGCTAGGGTTGAGTTTCGGAATGGCGGGTGGAGGCTGAGGCGGCGGCTGCTTAGGGTTTTCTGCCGTGACGTGGCGGTTTCGGTTTCTTCCAATAGCGGGTCGGGTAAGCTCGCAGGTGGATCAAGAGATTGTCAGGTGTATGTTTGA